A region of Spiribacter roseus DNA encodes the following proteins:
- a CDS encoding bifunctional folylpolyglutamate synthase/dihydrofolate synthase, protein MAATVLERWLAWLEGVHPRGIDLGLERITEVARRLELQSDPTPIITVAGTNGKGSTVACLESILQAAGHRPGAFTSPHLLRYNERIRIDGKPADDADIVAAFEAIDRARGSITLTYFEFSTLAAVWCFRAAGAHPWVLEVGLGGRLDASNCLDPEVAVITTIDLDHMEWLGDTREAIAGEKLGIARPHRPIICSDPQPPQRIAERAAALPAPLHQLGRDYGYASGDGDWSWHDDHRHYAHLPRPEWMGDAALANAAGAVAALTRGMPSLGVDAASVARGLAKARLIGRQSRAPGPGGGWLLDVGHNPSAIELLARRLAAHREHGRVRMAFGLMARKPLRVLIERLAPVVDEWYALSLDDPQSHSAEAIERALADVGAVVIGRGDAAGARQQLEQRAAGSDLAVAAGSFRVVEAFMQAGVVPCNAGGSSRD, encoded by the coding sequence ATGGCCGCGACCGTGCTCGAGCGCTGGCTCGCCTGGCTCGAGGGGGTGCATCCGCGCGGGATCGATCTGGGTCTGGAGCGGATCACCGAGGTCGCCCGGCGGCTGGAGCTGCAAAGCGATCCAACGCCGATCATCACCGTGGCGGGAACCAACGGCAAAGGCAGTACCGTGGCCTGCCTCGAATCAATCCTGCAGGCTGCCGGTCATCGCCCGGGTGCCTTCACTTCGCCCCACCTGCTGCGCTACAACGAGCGTATCCGCATTGATGGAAAGCCCGCGGACGACGCCGACATCGTGGCCGCGTTCGAGGCCATTGACCGTGCGCGCGGATCGATCACCCTCACTTACTTCGAGTTCTCGACACTCGCCGCTGTCTGGTGTTTTCGGGCCGCCGGGGCCCATCCATGGGTGCTGGAAGTAGGACTGGGCGGCCGGCTGGATGCGAGCAACTGCCTGGACCCGGAGGTGGCGGTGATCACCACCATCGATCTCGATCACATGGAGTGGCTGGGCGACACCCGCGAGGCCATTGCCGGTGAAAAACTCGGGATCGCCCGGCCGCATCGGCCGATCATCTGCTCCGATCCCCAGCCACCGCAGCGGATTGCCGAGCGGGCTGCGGCGCTACCCGCCCCGCTGCATCAGCTGGGCCGGGACTATGGGTATGCCAGCGGCGATGGGGACTGGTCGTGGCATGACGATCACCGCCACTATGCGCATCTGCCCCGCCCGGAGTGGATGGGCGATGCGGCGCTCGCCAACGCCGCCGGAGCGGTGGCGGCGCTGACCCGTGGCATGCCATCGCTGGGTGTCGACGCCGCCAGTGTCGCCCGGGGGCTCGCCAAGGCGCGTCTTATCGGGCGTCAGTCGCGGGCGCCGGGGCCGGGGGGTGGATGGCTGCTTGATGTCGGTCACAACCCGTCGGCCATCGAGTTGCTCGCCCGCCGACTGGCCGCCCATCGCGAGCACGGCCGGGTGCGTATGGCGTTCGGGTTGATGGCCCGCAAGCCGCTGCGGGTGCTGATCGAGCGGCTCGCCCCGGTGGTTGATGAGTGGTATGCCCTGTCGCTGGACGATCCTCAGAGTCATTCCGCCGAGGCGATTGAACGGGCGCTGGCGGATGTCGGTGCGGTGGTGATTGGCCGTGGTGATGCGGCCGGGGCGCGTCAGCAGCTTGAGCAACGCGCAGCGGGCAGCGATCTGGCGGTGGCCGCGGGATCCTTCCGGGTCGTCGAGGCGTTCATGCAGGCAGGCGTTGTCCCTTGCAACGCGGGCGGCAGCAGCCGAGACTGA
- the accD gene encoding acetyl-CoA carboxylase, carboxyltransferase subunit beta has protein sequence MSWFEKLMPSRIRTEGGRSHSIPEGLWTKCEACNAVLYRPELERNLEVCPKCDAHMRIGARRRLALFLDEAGQSEIGAELQPVDTLRFKDSKRYKDRLSQAQRTTGERDALVAMRGTLMDQPVVAVAFEFRFMGGSMGAVVGERFVRAAEQARESGCPLVCFSASGGARMQEALLSLMQMAKTSAALKRLSDAGVPFVSVLTDPTMGGVSASLATLGDIIVAEPGALIGFAGPRVIEQTVRETLPEGFQRSEFLLEHGAVDRIIDRREQRVRIASLLAMLTHAPAPRQAAAAPS, from the coding sequence TTGAGCTGGTTTGAAAAGCTCATGCCCTCGCGGATCCGCACCGAGGGCGGGCGCAGTCACAGCATTCCCGAGGGGCTCTGGACCAAGTGCGAGGCCTGCAATGCCGTGCTTTATCGGCCCGAGCTTGAGCGCAATCTCGAAGTCTGCCCCAAGTGTGACGCCCATATGCGCATTGGCGCACGGCGGCGGCTGGCGCTGTTTCTGGACGAAGCCGGGCAGAGCGAGATCGGTGCCGAGCTGCAGCCCGTCGATACGCTGCGGTTCAAGGATTCCAAGCGCTATAAGGATCGGCTGAGTCAGGCGCAGCGCACCACTGGCGAGCGGGACGCGCTGGTGGCCATGCGCGGCACGCTGATGGATCAGCCCGTTGTGGCGGTGGCCTTTGAATTTCGCTTCATGGGCGGGTCCATGGGGGCTGTGGTCGGGGAGCGCTTCGTGCGCGCCGCCGAGCAGGCCCGCGAGTCGGGCTGCCCGCTGGTGTGTTTCAGCGCCAGCGGGGGCGCGCGCATGCAGGAGGCACTGCTCTCGCTCATGCAGATGGCCAAGACCAGTGCCGCACTGAAGCGGCTCTCGGACGCCGGCGTACCATTCGTCAGCGTCCTCACCGATCCCACCATGGGGGGTGTGTCCGCCAGTCTCGCGACCCTGGGCGATATCATCGTCGCCGAACCCGGCGCGCTGATCGGTTTTGCCGGGCCCCGGGTCATTGAGCAGACCGTGCGCGAGACGTTGCCCGAGGGGTTTCAGCGCAGTGAATTTCTGCTTGAACACGGCGCGGTGGACCGGATCATCGACCGCCGTGAGCAGCGTGTGCGCATTGCCTCCCTGCTGGCGATGCTGACCCATGCCCCGGCGCCCCGGCAGGCCGCCGCCGCCCCGAGCTGA
- the trpA gene encoding tryptophan synthase subunit alpha, producing the protein MSRIGHRFEQRRAEQRKTLVTYLTGGDPHPRATVPLMHRLVDAGADVIEVGMPFSDPMADGPVIQSACDRALENGTGLRGVLEMVRDFRRTDNDTPVVLMGYLNPIEQIGYQAFARDAAAAGVDGVLTVDLPPEEGSELVAALLSHSLDPIWLVAPTTRMERVNSICGQASGFVYYVSLKGVTGAGTLDVDDVGSHVDTIRQATRTPVGVGFGVRSGHDAARLGQVADAVVVGTAIVSRIAENVGDDAAIGDAVEAITRELRAGLDTPLAEVVD; encoded by the coding sequence ATGAGCCGGATCGGGCACCGCTTTGAGCAGCGCCGCGCTGAGCAGCGCAAGACCCTGGTCACCTATCTGACCGGCGGCGATCCGCACCCCCGGGCGACGGTCCCGCTCATGCACCGGCTGGTGGACGCCGGCGCCGATGTGATCGAGGTGGGCATGCCGTTTTCCGATCCGATGGCGGACGGGCCGGTCATCCAGTCGGCCTGCGACCGTGCGCTCGAGAACGGCACCGGGCTGCGTGGCGTACTCGAGATGGTGCGCGATTTCCGTCGCACCGATAACGATACGCCGGTGGTGCTGATGGGCTATCTCAACCCCATCGAGCAGATCGGTTACCAGGCCTTTGCCCGGGATGCCGCTGCCGCCGGCGTGGACGGCGTCCTTACCGTCGACCTGCCGCCCGAGGAGGGCAGCGAGCTGGTGGCGGCGCTGCTCTCGCACTCGCTGGATCCGATCTGGCTGGTCGCGCCCACCACCCGGATGGAGCGCGTCAACTCGATCTGCGGCCAGGCCAGCGGGTTTGTCTACTATGTCTCGCTCAAGGGTGTGACCGGCGCAGGCACCCTGGATGTGGATGACGTCGGCAGCCATGTCGATACGATCCGTCAGGCCACCCGCACACCGGTGGGTGTCGGGTTCGGGGTGCGGAGCGGCCATGACGCGGCCCGCCTCGGCCAGGTCGCCGACGCGGTCGTGGTGGGCACGGCCATCGTCTCGCGCATCGCCGAGAATGTCGGTGACGACGCCGCCATCGGCGATGCGGTCGAGGCCATCACCCGCGAGCTGCGTGCCGGCCTTGATACACCGCTGGCGGAGGTGGTGGATTGA
- the trpB gene encoding tryptophan synthase subunit beta, whose protein sequence is MSNVIQAIEAPVDYGEFPDPLGHFGPYGGRFVPELLMAPLEELAAAYDRFRTDAEFQAELYADLQYYVGRPTPLYFARHWTENVGGAQLYLKREDLDHTGAHKINNTMGQALLAVRMGKRRIVAETGAGQHGVATAAVCARLGLECIVYMGAEDVRRQSVNVYRMRLMGARVVPVDSGTRTLKDALNEAFRDWAANVDDTFYIIGTVAGPHPYPEMVRDFQAVIGRETREQCLEQHGRLPDALVACVGGGSNAIGMFHPFLGDTGVAIYGAEAGGEGVATERHAAPLSAGRPGVLHGNRTYLMENADGQIMPTHSVSAGLDYPGVGPEHAWLKDTGRVQYVAVDDDDALAAFHNLAQLEGIIPALETAHAIAYAEKLAADMSPDQIIVINCSGRGDKDINTVAEVEGMEL, encoded by the coding sequence GTGTCGAACGTCATCCAGGCGATTGAAGCCCCCGTCGATTACGGCGAGTTCCCCGACCCGCTCGGGCATTTCGGTCCCTACGGCGGGCGTTTCGTCCCCGAGCTGCTCATGGCGCCGCTCGAGGAGTTGGCCGCCGCCTATGACCGCTTTCGGACGGACGCCGAGTTCCAGGCCGAACTGTATGCCGACCTGCAGTACTACGTCGGCCGGCCGACGCCGCTGTACTTCGCCCGGCACTGGACGGAAAACGTGGGTGGGGCGCAGCTGTACCTCAAGCGCGAGGATCTGGATCACACCGGTGCGCACAAGATCAACAACACCATGGGTCAGGCATTGCTGGCGGTGCGCATGGGCAAGCGCCGGATCGTGGCCGAGACCGGCGCCGGCCAGCACGGGGTGGCAACCGCCGCTGTCTGCGCCCGGCTGGGGCTCGAGTGCATCGTCTACATGGGCGCCGAGGATGTCCGCCGGCAGTCGGTCAATGTCTACCGCATGCGGCTGATGGGTGCCCGGGTGGTGCCGGTGGACTCCGGCACCCGCACCCTCAAGGACGCCCTCAATGAGGCATTCCGCGACTGGGCGGCCAATGTCGATGATACGTTCTACATCATCGGCACCGTCGCCGGACCGCACCCCTATCCGGAAATGGTCCGGGATTTTCAGGCGGTGATCGGCCGCGAAACCCGCGAACAGTGCCTCGAGCAGCACGGGCGGCTGCCCGATGCGCTGGTGGCCTGCGTGGGCGGCGGCTCAAATGCCATCGGCATGTTCCACCCCTTCCTCGGCGATACGGGTGTCGCCATCTACGGGGCCGAGGCCGGTGGTGAGGGCGTCGCCACCGAGCGCCATGCAGCGCCGCTGTCGGCGGGGCGCCCCGGTGTGCTGCATGGCAACCGGACCTACCTGATGGAAAACGCCGACGGCCAGATCATGCCCACCCATTCGGTCTCGGCGGGCCTGGATTATCCGGGGGTCGGGCCAGAGCATGCCTGGCTCAAGGACACCGGGCGTGTCCAGTACGTGGCGGTGGACGATGACGATGCGCTCGCGGCATTCCACAACCTGGCGCAGCTCGAGGGGATCATCCCCGCGCTGGAAACCGCTCACGCCATCGCCTATGCCGAAAAGCTGGCCGCGGACATGTCGCCCGATCAGATCATCGTCATCAACTGTTCGGGTCGTGGCGACAAGGACATCAACACTGTGGCCGAGGTAGAGGGGATGGAACTATGA
- a CDS encoding phosphoribosylanthranilate isomerase: MRCRIKICGVMRPEDAVMAAEAGADAIGLVFHPPSRRCVSEAQAARIVAALPPLVSAVGLFLDADAAQVRRVRSAVPLDLLQFHGNESAAFCEQFGDRYIKAVGMAGGDAWAVAREHPAAAGLLLDGHPPGAAGGSGEAFDWHQSLPAEPRIIVAGGLRVDNVAEAVEAIRPWGVDCSSGVESAPGIKDRRSIAAFIEEVYRVERHPGD, encoded by the coding sequence GTGCGGTGCCGGATCAAAATCTGCGGCGTGATGCGACCCGAAGACGCGGTGATGGCGGCGGAGGCCGGCGCCGATGCGATCGGACTGGTGTTTCATCCGCCCAGCCGGCGCTGTGTCAGCGAGGCGCAGGCCGCCCGGATCGTGGCGGCGCTGCCGCCGCTGGTGAGCGCCGTGGGACTGTTCCTGGACGCGGATGCCGCGCAGGTCCGGCGGGTCAGATCAGCTGTTCCGCTGGATCTGCTGCAGTTTCACGGCAATGAGTCGGCGGCGTTCTGCGAACAGTTCGGTGATCGCTACATCAAGGCAGTCGGCATGGCCGGCGGCGATGCCTGGGCGGTGGCCCGCGAGCATCCGGCCGCGGCCGGGCTGCTGCTCGATGGACACCCGCCGGGGGCGGCTGGCGGCAGTGGCGAGGCATTCGACTGGCACCAGTCGCTGCCGGCTGAACCCCGCATCATCGTGGCCGGCGGACTCCGCGTCGATAACGTCGCCGAGGCCGTCGAAGCCATTCGACCCTGGGGCGTCGACTGCAGCAGCGGCGTCGAATCCGCCCCTGGGATCAAGGATCGGCGAAGCATCGCCGCCTTCATAGAAGAGGTCTATCGTGTCGAACGTCATCCAGGCGATTGA
- the truA gene encoding tRNA pseudouridine(38-40) synthase TruA, giving the protein MTRVVLGVEYDGSAYSGWQRQHHADTVQARLEQALAVVACHPVTTVAAGRTDAGVHACEQVVHFDTHATRPDRAWVRGVNTHLPGGIGVRWAVQSVSGFDARRSAASRRYRYLLVDRPTQPVLLRNRVGWTWRSLAVEPMQQAAVALLGEHDFSSFRAAGCQAHHPHRRVDALGIHRRHGVLVFDIRANAFLHHMVRNMVGTLMRVGAGDHPPDWVGQVLAARDRRRAGVTAPAAGLYLVGVDYPARFGLPVPPKGPVFALDEGDE; this is encoded by the coding sequence ATGACCCGGGTGGTGCTCGGCGTCGAGTACGACGGCAGCGCGTACAGCGGCTGGCAGCGTCAGCACCACGCGGATACCGTCCAGGCGCGACTGGAGCAGGCACTGGCTGTGGTGGCCTGTCATCCGGTGACCACCGTGGCAGCCGGGCGGACCGATGCCGGCGTGCATGCCTGTGAGCAGGTCGTGCATTTTGACACCCACGCCACGCGTCCGGACCGGGCCTGGGTCAGGGGGGTGAATACGCATCTGCCGGGCGGCATCGGCGTGCGCTGGGCGGTGCAGTCAGTGAGCGGGTTTGATGCCCGGCGCTCGGCGGCGTCACGGCGGTATCGCTATCTGCTGGTCGACCGGCCGACGCAGCCGGTGCTGCTGCGCAATCGTGTGGGCTGGACATGGCGGTCGCTGGCGGTTGAACCGATGCAGCAGGCCGCCGTCGCGCTGCTCGGTGAGCACGACTTCAGCAGTTTCCGTGCCGCGGGCTGTCAGGCCCATCACCCGCATCGCCGGGTGGATGCGCTTGGCATCCACCGGCGCCACGGAGTGCTTGTTTTTGATATCCGCGCGAACGCCTTCCTGCATCACATGGTCCGTAATATGGTAGGAACGCTCATGCGGGTGGGCGCCGGCGACCATCCCCCCGACTGGGTGGGGCAGGTGCTGGCAGCCAGGGATCGCCGGCGCGCGGGCGTGACGGCGCCGGCCGCCGGGCTGTATCTGGTGGGCGTTGACTATCCGGCGCGGTTTGGCCTGCCGGTGCCGCCGAAGGGGCCGGTTTTTGCCCTTGATGAGGGCGATGAGTAA
- a CDS encoding type IV pilus assembly protein FimV, protein MRPAIALAGLLLVALPSASALELGDLQLASAPDEPLRGHITIRETGPVALSALDVTRASDRGHARAGINPSTLPPRLTLQQETSPADRIRVTTAAPTAVSEPGGTLEFLVRLRWPDGQLLRRYRIANEGGRLQASPASSARFGPTRSGDTLYSLAQQLRPPTVTNNQMMLSLLAENPASFSADNVNALRRDSYLAVPRGEALRFPDEPTATERVRAQGRSWQADGGASTVTGSASTTSTAPPSSPVPRLQLLPPDPRLTGSGSGDVGERLDAALEPLEAQLQRLESSNAELSQQNRSLQATLSRLEADLSRLEAQSAQPAPTPDPPAPTETLTAGQVRAWLEGHARAALANPVVTLRRPAVQWTLGATALVLSLILLGLVRRRRARENTASAMPNSWRPAGGRVEQSAGVAETSLGEPRVRPLDEAPEDPLAQASERIAHGRLEAAQAMLDEALGEAPDSIDLRLKLLDVLAMRSDRSGFEAEAHVLRAQLDDPDDERWRTVARKGRALSPDHPLFQA, encoded by the coding sequence ATGCGCCCCGCGATCGCGCTGGCCGGGCTGTTGCTGGTGGCGCTGCCATCGGCATCGGCCCTTGAGCTGGGCGATCTGCAACTGGCCTCGGCCCCTGACGAGCCACTGCGCGGGCACATCACCATTCGCGAAACCGGGCCGGTGGCGCTCAGCGCGCTCGACGTCACCCGGGCCAGCGATCGCGGGCATGCCCGGGCAGGGATCAATCCTTCCACGCTGCCGCCGCGCCTGACCCTGCAGCAGGAGACGTCCCCGGCGGATCGAATCCGGGTCACCACCGCCGCGCCCACCGCCGTGTCCGAGCCGGGCGGGACGCTGGAGTTTCTCGTCCGTCTGCGCTGGCCGGACGGGCAGTTGCTGCGCCGTTACCGCATCGCCAACGAAGGTGGCCGGCTGCAGGCCAGCCCGGCGTCCAGCGCCCGATTCGGCCCGACCCGCTCCGGGGATACGCTCTACAGTCTGGCCCAGCAGTTGCGCCCACCGACAGTGACCAACAATCAGATGATGCTCTCGCTGCTCGCGGAAAATCCCGCCAGCTTCAGTGCCGATAACGTCAACGCACTCAGGCGTGACAGCTATCTGGCGGTGCCGCGTGGCGAAGCGCTGCGGTTCCCGGACGAGCCCACGGCCACCGAGCGGGTGCGTGCCCAGGGCCGGTCCTGGCAGGCCGATGGCGGGGCAAGCACCGTGACCGGGTCGGCCTCGACGACATCGACCGCCCCGCCGTCATCGCCGGTACCCCGGCTGCAGTTGCTGCCACCGGATCCGCGGCTGACCGGGTCGGGATCGGGGGATGTCGGCGAGCGGCTCGACGCGGCGCTGGAGCCGCTGGAGGCACAGCTCCAGCGACTCGAATCGTCCAATGCCGAGCTCAGTCAGCAGAACCGCTCGCTCCAGGCCACGCTCTCGCGGCTTGAAGCCGATCTCTCGCGGCTCGAGGCGCAAAGCGCGCAACCGGCGCCCACGCCCGACCCGCCGGCACCCACCGAAACACTGACGGCCGGGCAGGTGAGGGCGTGGCTTGAAGGGCATGCCCGCGCCGCGCTCGCCAATCCCGTCGTCACGCTGCGCCGGCCAGCGGTGCAGTGGACTCTCGGGGCAACGGCACTGGTGCTTTCGCTGATCCTGCTGGGGCTTGTGCGGCGTCGGCGCGCGCGCGAGAACACCGCATCCGCCATGCCGAACAGCTGGCGGCCCGCCGGCGGTCGGGTCGAGCAGAGCGCCGGGGTGGCCGAGACCTCGCTGGGCGAGCCGCGGGTGCGCCCGCTGGATGAGGCGCCCGAGGATCCACTCGCCCAGGCCAGCGAGCGGATTGCCCATGGCCGGCTCGAGGCCGCCCAGGCAATGCTGGACGAGGCGTTGGGCGAGGCGCCGGACAGCATCGATCTGCGCCTGAAGCTGCTCGACGTGCTGGCGATGCGCTCAGACCGGTCCGGCTTTGAGGCCGAGGCGCATGTCCTTCGGGCCCAGCTTGACGATCCCGATGACGAGCGCTGGCGGACGGTGGCCCGCAAGGGACGGGCGCTGTCACCGGATCATCCGCTGTTCCAGGCATGA
- the asd gene encoding aspartate-semialdehyde dehydrogenase encodes MNKVGLIGWRGMVGSVLMDRMRRENDFADIEPVFFSTSQTGQPGPDVGKPVPALRDAHSIEALAEMDIIVTCQGGDYTGAVYDDLRRTGWQGYWIDAASTLRMAEDSMIVLDPVNAGVIRQGLSDGVRTFVGGNCTVSLMLMALGGLLEHDLVEWISPMTYQAASGSGAQHMRELLRQMGHLHAAAGTRLADPAGAILDIDRDVSEALRSAEYPADQFGVPLAGSLIPWIDRAMDSGQSREEWKAGVETNKILGRRTNPLPIDGLCVRIGAMRSHAQALTIKLRRDVPMADIETLLAEANDWVHVVPNEPAASQQQLTPAAVSGGLDIPVGRLRKLAMGDDYLSAFTVGDQLLWGAAEPLRRMLRLLVED; translated from the coding sequence ATGAACAAGGTAGGGCTGATCGGATGGCGCGGCATGGTGGGCTCGGTGCTCATGGACCGCATGCGCCGCGAGAATGACTTCGCCGACATCGAGCCGGTGTTCTTTTCCACTTCGCAGACCGGACAGCCGGGGCCGGATGTCGGCAAGCCGGTGCCGGCGCTGCGCGATGCCCATTCCATCGAGGCGCTCGCGGAGATGGACATCATCGTGACCTGTCAGGGCGGTGATTACACTGGCGCGGTCTATGACGATCTGCGCCGCACCGGCTGGCAGGGCTACTGGATCGATGCCGCCTCGACCCTGCGCATGGCCGAGGACAGCATGATCGTCCTCGATCCGGTCAATGCCGGGGTGATCCGTCAGGGGCTGAGCGACGGTGTGCGCACCTTCGTCGGGGGCAATTGCACGGTCAGTCTCATGCTCATGGCGCTTGGCGGGCTGCTGGAACATGATCTGGTGGAGTGGATTTCGCCGATGACCTATCAGGCGGCATCAGGCTCCGGCGCCCAGCACATGCGCGAGCTGCTGCGGCAGATGGGGCATCTGCACGCGGCGGCGGGCACGCGGCTGGCCGATCCGGCGGGCGCTATTCTGGATATCGACCGCGACGTCAGCGAGGCGCTTCGCAGTGCCGAGTACCCCGCCGATCAGTTCGGCGTGCCGCTGGCCGGCAGCCTGATCCCCTGGATCGATCGGGCAATGGATAGCGGTCAGAGCCGCGAGGAATGGAAAGCCGGGGTCGAGACCAACAAGATCCTGGGCCGGCGGACCAATCCGCTGCCCATCGACGGCCTGTGCGTGAGGATCGGCGCCATGCGCTCACACGCCCAGGCCCTGACCATCAAGCTGCGGCGTGATGTGCCGATGGCCGATATCGAAACGCTCCTGGCCGAGGCCAACGACTGGGTCCATGTCGTCCCCAATGAGCCCGCCGCCAGTCAGCAGCAGCTCACGCCGGCAGCGGTCAGTGGCGGTCTGGATATCCCGGTGGGGCGCTTGCGCAAGCTGGCGATGGGGGACGACTACCTGTCGGCCTTCACCGTGGGGGATCAGTTGCTTTGGGGCGCCGCGGAGCCGCTGCGCCGCATGCTGCGGCTGCTGGTGGAGGACTGA
- the leuB gene encoding 3-isopropylmalate dehydrogenase yields MTHRILLLPGDHIGPEIVAEADRLLRALSADFGLDAELEYAHLGGCAVDAEGDPFPATTRRLAESADAILLGAVGGPQWDDRPRDQRPETGLLKIRSTLGLFANLRPAMLFPELAAASSLRPDVVAGLDILIVRELVGGIYFGQPRGLRTRDDGVREGFNTLVYGADEIERIGHAAFQAAARRGGRLCSVDKANVLESSELWRGVMTDLAARYPQVELSHMYVDNAAMQLVRDPNQFDVIVTGNLFGDVLSDCAAMLTGSIGMLPSASLDDGGRGLYEPVHGSAPDIAGRGLANPLATLLSVAMMLRHSLDEAALADRVEQAVARVLADGYRTADLATDPARAADTRTMGQAVVNALYQ; encoded by the coding sequence ATGACGCATCGAATTCTGCTGCTCCCGGGCGATCACATCGGCCCCGAGATCGTCGCCGAGGCCGACCGTCTGCTGAGGGCCCTGAGTGCGGATTTCGGCCTGGATGCCGAGCTTGAATACGCCCACCTCGGCGGCTGCGCGGTGGATGCCGAGGGTGATCCATTCCCGGCCACCACGCGGCGGCTCGCGGAATCCGCCGATGCGATTCTGCTGGGGGCCGTGGGCGGGCCACAGTGGGATGATCGGCCGCGGGATCAGCGTCCCGAGACCGGTCTGCTGAAGATCCGCTCGACACTGGGGCTTTTCGCCAATCTGCGCCCGGCCATGCTGTTCCCGGAGCTGGCGGCGGCCTCGTCGCTGCGGCCCGACGTGGTTGCCGGTCTGGATATCCTCATCGTGCGCGAGCTCGTCGGTGGTATCTACTTCGGCCAGCCCCGCGGGCTCAGGACCCGCGATGACGGGGTGCGGGAGGGTTTCAACACCCTGGTCTACGGCGCCGACGAAATCGAGCGGATCGGTCATGCCGCCTTCCAGGCGGCGGCCCGCCGTGGCGGACGCCTGTGCTCGGTGGACAAGGCCAATGTGCTTGAGTCGAGCGAGCTCTGGCGCGGGGTGATGACTGACCTTGCCGCCCGTTACCCGCAGGTCGAGCTCAGTCACATGTACGTCGACAATGCCGCCATGCAGCTGGTGCGCGATCCCAACCAGTTCGATGTCATCGTCACCGGCAACCTGTTCGGCGATGTGCTCTCGGACTGCGCCGCCATGCTGACCGGCTCCATCGGCATGCTGCCGTCGGCGTCGCTGGATGACGGCGGGCGCGGGCTCTACGAGCCGGTCCACGGGTCGGCGCCGGATATCGCGGGTCGCGGCCTGGCCAATCCGCTGGCGACGCTGCTGTCGGTGGCGATGATGCTGCGCCACAGCCTTGATGAGGCGGCGCTGGCGGACCGCGTCGAACAGGCGGTTGCCAGAGTGCTGGCGGACGGGTACCGCACGGCCGATCTGGCCACCGATCCGGCGCGGGCGGCCGACACCCGCACCATGGGTCAGGCCGTGGTCAACGCGCTTTATCAATAG
- the leuD gene encoding 3-isopropylmalate dehydratase small subunit: MEPLTRVEGVVAPLDRSNVDTDAIIPKQFLKSIHRTGFGPNLFDEWRYLDEGQPGQDCSDRPLNRDFVLNQPRYQGASILLTRANFGCGSSREHAPWALADFGFRVLIAPSFADIFYNNCSKNGILPLTLPEETVQGLFEATWEQPGYALTVDLPGQWVATPEGTRHSFEIDPHRKHMLVEGLDEIGVTLEHADAIHAYEQRQRMVTPWLFSDIEAS, encoded by the coding sequence ATGGAGCCATTGACCCGCGTCGAGGGGGTTGTCGCCCCCCTCGACCGATCCAACGTGGACACCGATGCGATCATCCCCAAGCAGTTCCTGAAGTCGATCCATCGCACCGGGTTCGGTCCCAATCTGTTCGACGAATGGCGTTATCTGGACGAAGGACAGCCGGGACAGGACTGCAGTGATCGCCCGCTGAACCGGGATTTCGTCCTCAACCAGCCGCGCTACCAGGGGGCGAGCATCCTGCTGACGCGGGCCAACTTCGGCTGCGGCTCGTCCCGCGAGCACGCGCCGTGGGCGCTTGCGGATTTCGGCTTTCGCGTGCTGATCGCGCCCAGCTTTGCCGATATCTTCTACAACAACTGCTCCAAGAACGGCATTCTCCCGCTGACCCTGCCCGAGGAGACCGTCCAGGGCCTGTTCGAGGCGACTTGGGAACAGCCCGGCTATGCCCTGACCGTTGATCTGCCCGGCCAGTGGGTGGCGACGCCGGAGGGAACCCGTCACTCCTTCGAGATCGATCCGCACCGCAAGCACATGCTGGTGGAGGGGCTGGATGAAATTGGCGTCACCCTTGAGCACGCCGATGCCATCCACGCCTATGAGCAGCGCCAGCGCATGGTCACGCCGTGGCTGTTCAGCGATATTGAGGCGTCATGA